One region of Microscilla marina ATCC 23134 genomic DNA includes:
- a CDS encoding ATP-binding protein, translating to MKSINTETYPPDLQWLISYLQVRCQQVAKPGTTQVLPHCPGLLEAEDDQAWLLPFSQDERLVIALALANASAPEIWGRLLADAVDAGFDEQAINRLGLVQISQTKYLQASVGTARFLLAKDDEHWAFWQLFLPQAALRRLGALALPATRAVPAIDMVLQLNSSYQCQLLTQQPWQPQYGAEFPATLLTTSKTWDDLVMDEKTGILLDQARKWVHHYDEVRQQPGIVGAKGYRLLMAGPSGTGKTLTAALLGQAAGKPLYRIDVSNIVDKYVGETSKRLRQVFDLAEQHDWILFFDEGDALFGKRSNGTGSSNERYANQEVAYLLYKLEEYQGMIFLATNHKGAIDAAFERRFDSLVTFSKPDEGTRRRLWQHFFGQANTLELDPRIGAGNWRELAEAAPVSAAWIEKFYQYCVMQTTAKRDRYISAEDMRTYLHWFSAERGYFDGKAHRLFLRELVG from the coding sequence GGCTTATTAGCTACTTGCAGGTGCGCTGCCAACAAGTGGCTAAGCCCGGCACGACTCAGGTACTACCTCATTGCCCAGGGCTACTGGAGGCCGAAGATGATCAAGCCTGGCTATTGCCCTTTAGCCAAGATGAACGACTTGTGATTGCCCTAGCTCTGGCCAATGCCAGTGCTCCCGAAATATGGGGCAGGCTGTTGGCTGATGCTGTAGATGCAGGGTTCGACGAACAAGCCATTAATCGCTTGGGCTTAGTACAAATCAGCCAAACCAAGTATTTACAGGCAAGCGTGGGTACAGCACGTTTTTTATTGGCTAAAGATGACGAGCATTGGGCATTTTGGCAACTCTTTTTGCCCCAAGCTGCGCTCCGTCGTTTGGGGGCGCTTGCCTTGCCCGCTACCCGTGCCGTTCCAGCTATAGACATGGTGCTACAGCTCAACTCTAGCTACCAATGCCAACTACTGACCCAACAACCCTGGCAACCCCAATACGGGGCAGAGTTTCCGGCTACTTTGCTGACCACCAGCAAAACCTGGGACGACCTGGTGATGGATGAAAAAACAGGCATACTGCTAGACCAAGCCCGCAAATGGGTACACCACTACGACGAGGTACGCCAACAACCAGGTATAGTAGGAGCCAAAGGCTATCGTTTGCTGATGGCGGGACCTTCGGGCACGGGCAAAACCCTGACTGCGGCACTACTGGGGCAAGCAGCGGGCAAACCCTTGTACCGCATAGATGTGTCGAACATAGTAGACAAATACGTGGGCGAAACCAGTAAGCGTCTGCGCCAGGTGTTTGACCTTGCCGAACAACACGACTGGATTTTGTTTTTTGACGAAGGCGACGCCCTCTTTGGCAAACGCAGCAACGGTACAGGCAGCAGCAACGAACGCTACGCCAACCAGGAGGTGGCGTATTTGCTCTACAAACTGGAAGAATATCAAGGGATGATTTTTCTGGCGACCAACCACAAAGGGGCGATTGATGCGGCTTTTGAACGAAGGTTTGATTCGCTCGTGACCTTTAGTAAACCCGATGAAGGTACCCGCCGCCGTTTGTGGCAACACTTTTTTGGGCAGGCAAACACGCTGGAGCTTGACCCACGCATTGGCGCAGGCAATTGGCGCGAGCTTGCTGAGGCTGCCCCAGTAAGCGCCGCCTGGATTGAGAAGTTTTACCAGTATTGCGTGATGCAAACCACCGCCAAACGTGACCGCTACATCAGTGCCGAAGATATGCGCACCTACTTGCATTGGTTCAGTGCCGAGCGGGGTTATTTTGACGGCAAGGCGCATCGTTTGTTTTTGAGGGAATTGGTGGGATAA